The genome window GCCATCTCCGAGAGTGCCCGGTCTTCTGCGGAAAGCACGTTCAGCAGCGTGATGGCCGATAGCATCCCATCCCCTGTCGTGTGCCGATCCAGAAACAGGATATGCCCGGAATCTTCTCCGCCCAGGATCGCACCGCACCCTTTCATGGTTTCCATGACATGACGATCGCCTACCTTGCTGCGGATATGGACAATCCCATGCTGTTTGAGCATGACCCCGAGGCCCATGTTGCTCATGACGGTGGTGACCACGGGCTTGTTACGCAGTCTGCCCGATCTCCGGAAATGATCGGCGAAAATGGCGATCAGTTGGTCGCCGGTCAATACCCTGCCTGTGTCGCCAACCGCCACAACCCGATCGGCGTCCCCGTCGAAAGCGAAACCGACGGCTGCCCGCATCTGGAGGACCCGGTTGGCGAGTTCCTGCGGATGCTCCGATCCGCAATTCTCGTTGATGTTGGTGCCGTCGGGGCTGTTGTGGATGCAATCGACGCGCGCCCCCAACCCTTCAAAGACTTGTTGGGCAATCGAGGAGGCCGCGCCGTTGGCACAATCGAGAACGACGTGAATCCCCTGGAGCGAGAATGCCGCATCGACGCTGTCCAGCAGAAAATCCCGGTAGGCCGTGACGGCTTGAGGTTCATATCGGACCATTCCGGGTGATGTATCGCGGGATACCGGTCTGGCCTCGATAATCAGGGATTCGATGGCTTCTTCCTGTTTTCGGGAAAGCTTGAACCCCGCGGCGTCGAAAAGCTTGATCCCGTTGTCCGTGTACGGATTGTGGGATGCGGAGACGACGACTCCGGCAGATGCGGACAGGTGCCGCACCAGATAAGCGACGCCGGGTGTGGGGACGACTCCGAGAAGAACGACATCCGCTCCGACAGCGGAAATGCCTGCCGCAAGGGCATGGGCAAACATATCCCTGGATTGTCTGGTGTCGGTGCCGACCAGAATCGGCGCATGCGTTTTGGGTAAAAAATGGCGGCCGATGGCCATACCGATCTGCAGGACCGTTTCGACATTCATCGGCATTACGTTTACGGCTTGCCGGATTCCGTCCGTGCCAAACCATTCATGCATGTGTTGCATCTCCTATGGTTCCATCAGTGATGGACAAAGCCCGCCAACGATCTGGCGCATGCCCGAATCGACCAGCCCCTGAAGCCACGCCTTGCCTGTTTCAGCCGATTCCAGGTCCAATCCCCGAATCGTATCGATATAGCGATCGCCATGGCGATCCATCGCCTGCCGAATGGATTGGAGCAGGCTCTCGAGCGCTTTGCAGGCTCCTTCCTCCTGCATCAGCGAATCGACGATTCCGGGCAGCGCACCGGCGTTTTCCGCCAGTTCGTTCTGGCGCATGGCCTGAGGGCCAGAGGGTTCGTTTTCGCGCGGCATGTTGCGGGTATATTCCCCCAATCGTTTCACCCGTTCCCCGATGGCGATATCGAGGGTGGCGCACAACCCGCCGTGGAGGGCTTCCGAAAACCGCTCACCGACGAACAGCGCCCTGATGTGCCGGTACCATTGCCGCAGCGCCAGAAGATTGGCGATATACCGGGCGTTGTTGAGCACGATCCGTTTGAGACTCAGGTGCAGGCCGGGCGTGAATTCGACATTGACGCTTCTGGCTCCGCCATCCTGGATCAGCCGGTTGGGCCTTGTCTCATCCTTGCGGACAATGGAGCCGGCCGCCACAACCGTGCCATAGCTCAGCACGCAGGGGCCGACCATCCCGCCTTGACCGCCCAGAAAAATCGGGCGCTCCCGGAGCATTACCCCAGCGGGGACATCCCCGATCAAAGACGGAGTCGCCTTGTCCTGGTTCGGGGTGAAGTTGAAATGGATGTAGGCGCTGCCGACTTCGCTGTGGTTCTTGCGGCTGGTTCCCCCGGCCATGAAACAGTCGCAGAAATTGATGAGACTGCCCAGGGTGACGAAAGGGAAGAGGATGGTCTGCTTCAACGCCACGGTATGCCCGGCAAAGGATTGCTCCTCCATGATCGTGCCTTCGCGCACATGGGCGCCGCTGTTGAAGCCGACATCATCGAGAAAGACGGATTTTGCGAAATAGCCGCCCCGCAAATCCACCCGCCTGCCGATCCAGCAGTCCACGATGGTGACCGGCGCTTCGGCGCCGATGCTCGAACCTTCTGAAATCAGGGTGTTTGCACCGGAAAGCCGGGTGCCGGCATGCAGGATCACACCGGGTGCGATTCGCTCCGGATCGATCTCTTCCCCGATCTGGACACTGGCCGGGCAGGGGATGATGACGCCCCGCCGGATCAGGCGCTCCACCATGGAAGCCATCATTCATCCCTCCGCCTTGAGTTTGGCGGAACGCAGGGTATGCCGTTTCTGGGCATCGAGCACTGCCTTGCGCATCCGGATCGATTTGGGGGTGACTTCCACCAGTTCGTCATCCATGATGAAATGGATGGCCCGCTCGAGGGTCATGGCCTTGACCGGGGAGAGGATGATGTTTTCGTCTCGGCCTGCAGCGCGCATGTTGCTGAGTTTCTTCTCCTTGCAGGGGTTGACGTTGATATCGTTGTCCCGGTTGTGCTCGCCGATGATCATGCCCTCGTACACCGGGGTGCCCGGCGTGATGAACAACTGGCCGCGCGGTTCGAGGTTGAACAGGGCGTAAGCGACGGCCTCGCCCCTGCGGTCGGAAACGAGCGAACCGGTAAAGCGCGTCGGGAAATCCCCCCGGTAGGGTTCATACCCGCTGAAATAGGAATTCATGATCCCCGTGCCCTTGGTGTCGGTCAGGAATTCGTCCCGGTAGCCGATGAGCGAACGGGAAGGAATGCTGAATTCGATGCGGACCCGTCCCCGGTTGTGGTTCACGAGGTTGAGCATTTTCCCCTTTCGCAGGGAGAGCTTTTCGGTGACGATGCCCAGAAAATTTTCGTCGCAGTCCACCAGCAGGCGCTCGATGGGTTCGAGTTTTTCGCCGTTTTCCTCCTTCAGAATGACATGGGGCCTGCCCACGCACAGCTCGAAGCCTTCCCGTCGCATCGTCTCGATCAGGATAGCCATCTGGAACTCTCCCCGGCCCTTGACGAGGAAGGTTTCCTTGTCTGTGGTCTCTTCGATGCGGATCCCGACATTCATGAGGGTTTCCTTGAACAGGCGCTCCTTGATCCGGCTTGACTGCACGTAGCGGCCCTCTTTTCCGCCGAACGGGGAATCGTTGATCCGGAAGACCATCGACACCGTGGGCTCATCCACCCGGAGTCTGGGCAGTTTGGCCGGGGTCAGGCGGTTGCAGATGGTATCCCCGATTTTGACGTTGTCGATACCGGAAAG of Desulfatirhabdium butyrativorans DSM 18734 contains these proteins:
- the typA gene encoding translational GTPase TypA codes for the protein MKSTAVNERIRNVAIIAHVDHGKTTLVDAMFRRCGLFRDNQDVAERIMDRMDLERERGITIAAKNCSVIWNDVKINIVDTPGHADFGGEVERALSMTDGALLLVDASEGPLPQTRFVLKKTLDRGLKVIVVINKIDRKDARINEVLDEIYDLFIDLDANEEQLDFPLLYAVGRDGLVWKEIGEEPQDLALLLDTILKEIPPPTYDPAAPFQMLVSDLSYSDYLGRLAIGKIVHGTARFHDSLICIDADERQVPLKISRLQTYQGLVLKEVDSAEPGDIIVLSGIDNVKIGDTICNRLTPAKLPRLRVDEPTVSMVFRINDSPFGGKEGRYVQSSRIKERLFKETLMNVGIRIEETTDKETFLVKGRGEFQMAILIETMRREGFELCVGRPHVILKEENGEKLEPIERLLVDCDENFLGIVTEKLSLRKGKMLNLVNHNRGRVRIEFSIPSRSLIGYRDEFLTDTKGTGIMNSYFSGYEPYRGDFPTRFTGSLVSDRRGEAVAYALFNLEPRGQLFITPGTPVYEGMIIGEHNRDNDINVNPCKEKKLSNMRAAGRDENIILSPVKAMTLERAIHFIMDDELVEVTPKSIRMRKAVLDAQKRHTLRSAKLKAEG
- the glmM gene encoding phosphoglucosamine mutase codes for the protein MHEWFGTDGIRQAVNVMPMNVETVLQIGMAIGRHFLPKTHAPILVGTDTRQSRDMFAHALAAGISAVGADVVLLGVVPTPGVAYLVRHLSASAGVVVSASHNPYTDNGIKLFDAAGFKLSRKQEEAIESLIIEARPVSRDTSPGMVRYEPQAVTAYRDFLLDSVDAAFSLQGIHVVLDCANGAASSIAQQVFEGLGARVDCIHNSPDGTNINENCGSEHPQELANRVLQMRAAVGFAFDGDADRVVAVGDTGRVLTGDQLIAIFADHFRRSGRLRNKPVVTTVMSNMGLGVMLKQHGIVHIRSKVGDRHVMETMKGCGAILGGEDSGHILFLDRHTTGDGMLSAITLLNVLSAEDRALSEMASIMSVFPQMLLNVPVSHKPELEKLPNLQAEIRRVEEQLGNEGRVLIRYSGTQPLCRVMVEGPTKSLVYYLAETLAGIVRREIG